A single genomic interval of Candidatus Binataceae bacterium harbors:
- a CDS encoding SDR family NAD(P)-dependent oxidoreductase produces MATQQGKQRLKGKVAIVTGAGRGIGRAEALLLASEGAKVVVNDLGTDMLGKGTDQGIAGQVAAEIRTAGGEAVANIDSVASMEGGERIIKTAIDAFGKLDILINNAGAVRPKIIFHMTEDDWDSMMSVHLKGHFTTIRFASPIFREQKSGVIVNTASESGLGHFGQASYSAAKEGIVGLTRTVARDLGRYGVRCNAIRPRAATRLFDEGAAAAIERMRATLGPTAAPAIDRSGLQNKPEQVAALVVWLCTEAAANVNGRTFVVGGDLVGIYAEPEPARSLYREGGWDLDTLDRIASKDLIGGLVNEFLPR; encoded by the coding sequence ATGGCAACGCAACAGGGAAAGCAGAGACTCAAAGGCAAGGTCGCGATCGTAACCGGAGCAGGCCGCGGAATCGGACGCGCGGAAGCGCTGCTGCTAGCGAGCGAGGGCGCCAAGGTCGTGGTGAACGACCTCGGCACGGACATGCTCGGCAAGGGCACGGACCAGGGTATCGCGGGACAGGTCGCGGCGGAAATCCGCACCGCCGGCGGCGAGGCGGTCGCTAACATCGACAGCGTCGCCTCGATGGAGGGCGGCGAGCGAATCATCAAAACCGCGATCGATGCCTTCGGCAAACTCGATATCCTGATCAACAACGCCGGCGCGGTGCGGCCGAAAATTATCTTTCACATGACCGAAGACGACTGGGACTCGATGATGTCGGTGCACTTGAAAGGCCATTTCACGACCATCCGCTTCGCGAGCCCGATCTTCCGCGAGCAGAAGAGCGGCGTGATCGTGAACACCGCGTCGGAGTCGGGCCTCGGCCATTTCGGACAGGCGAGCTATTCGGCGGCCAAGGAGGGAATCGTCGGCCTGACGCGCACGGTTGCGCGCGACCTCGGGCGCTACGGCGTGCGCTGCAACGCGATACGGCCGCGCGCGGCTACGCGGCTGTTCGACGAGGGCGCGGCCGCTGCGATCGAGCGGATGCGCGCGACGCTCGGGCCGACGGCGGCGCCGGCGATCGATCGCAGCGGCCTGCAGAACAAGCCCGAACAGGTGGCGGCGCTGGTGGTATGGCTCTGCACGGAGGCGGCCGCGAACGTCAACGGCCGGACCTTCGTGGTCGGCGGCGACCTGGTCGGTATCTATGCCGAGCCCGAGCCGGCGCGCTCGCTCTACCGCGAGGGCGGATGGGACCTCGACACGCTCGACCGTATCGCATCGAAGGATCTGATCGGCGGCCTGGTGAACGAGTTCCTGCCGCGATAG